The Magnolia sinica isolate HGM2019 chromosome 11, MsV1, whole genome shotgun sequence DNA window gtctaaccttaacctaaccgaACCCTCAACCTTAGTTAATTCTCAACAAAAGTCCATTCCTTAGCATTTTCTCTCCATCTTCTACTCTAAGgaggaagagaggagagagagggctTAGTGGGCCATCTCAAGATCTAAACCCTTGATCAAATGAGTGCTCTCCTtcactttttcctttcttttattttccttgctTCTTTTGGAttgtggatgtgggacccactaatggtGGGGCCCCCtcatgatgtttgtatgtcatccaaactatcTAACAGTGTAGATGATGGGAaaacgaaaaaaaataaaaatcaacttgatcccagtcttatgtgggacccactgatcgTGGGGCCCGATTGTGATGTTTacagccatccaacatgttgtaaggacacaaaaacctggatgaatgggccgcacaaacatcaacttgatccagttcaatgtgggacccactgtggccCACCGTGTGGTATAATTGTGCAATCCAAACTGTCACCTACATTAATTTCCAAACGTTCTTCAGAatcaaaaataaatacaacaatTCCTTAGCATTGTCAATTACATCTCTGACTTCATCCCTCACATTTTTGAATATAGAAGCCTCCTCTCGGCCCAACTGAAAAAGAAGCCTCCCCCTCCATGGAGCGACATTCATACCAATGCAATCAAGAAGTTGAATCAATTGGCTACATCATTGCCTCCTATCCATATTCTAAACCATACAGATAAGAGAATTTTGCAAACTGATGACAGTGAACTTTATTGGGGAGTAGTTCTCTTAGTCGAAGACGGCTTTGGAAAAAGGAAAATTTTGTGGATACAAAAGCGGCACTTTCAAACCCTCAGAATAGCATTACTACTCTACCTTCAAAGAGATATTATCTGTCGAACATGGAATCTCAAAATTCCGATTCCACctaatgttcgaaatatcggtattgtgttaaatattgcatccttgggatacagatacgtatcagttattgcacgggatatatcgtttgtattgggtaCTTTATTACATtttttgggaaaatggttgaatttttttatgaaacttcagggattgttaaaaaaaaaaccttaatacatacttttaaatcataacatctcaaaaaagaagtgcacataataggtttcctacgtatagggtcctaagctatgcactatTTGACTGAAcgaatgcaactatattcaaattgaatgcataacatttagagtgtatgtgatgatcatttcatgaaacactcctaaatacttcgaaattagtctgaaattgacagctagttgaagggaatttttgaaaaaaaaattaatattttaatacttttaaaaaaaattaattaaattgatttttattttccaaaaattgacaaggacttaacaaatcagtaaatcagccctcatacatacttgatttcacatttggagtgcaacattgcaagcaatttggggaaattggggaaatttcgaattttctcccatttttcccaaatcggaccacctacacccaaatttcgaaattagagtgtatgtgatgatcatttcatcaaatactcctaaatacttcaaaattagtctcaaatgatagctagttgaaggaaaatttcgaggaaaaaaaaaaacatggagaacatgaagaaccaatggatatcgaaatcaaaactccaactccatgatttttcatgcaaaacataaagaaccaatggatttataaccatttggtatagatttaacataatttcaactaaaaaagggatcggaaattgaaaatgctcactataTCGAACATTTGGGATATATCAacactacctatgcatttcgtatcgcacaagtgggatacaagatatatcgtgggatatatcggctgatattgtcgatatttaaaacattgattccaCCTTATTGGGCATAAATTTCAGATTGAGATGGATATGTCCTCCTTCCCAAGAATAGAATgctacaattaaaaaaaaaaaaaaaaaaaaccctgcccAATGCTCAGCTTCTTCGATGGGCAGAATGGTTTTCCCAGTGGGACCTTAGCATCGAAAAAATTGAAGGAAATGGTTTTACCAGACAACTTCACAACCCCCATTCAAAAGCCCAACTCCTCGCTATCCCTAGTATTTACCCATTAGAACCCATACCAAACCTACCTCCAAAAATCATTGAATCCATGGCCACCCTCCTCTTCATAAAAAGAAGCTCCCATAATTtcaaataatttcttaaaatccaCTTGTTCAGAAACTTACCAGTATTTGAACAAATTCCCCATCCAGACTATCATTTCCTTATCCCATTCTCTATTAAACCTTCACAACTTCCCAAAAGAAGTCCTTTGTCTACTATGGTTCTTATTGGAGGCACACACCATTGCCTTTATTTTTGATGCTCTACGCCTCAATGCCTATTTCTTGCAAATAGACCTAAATGGCTAAATCACCAAGTGCTTGGTGAACAAAGGAACGTATTCAAATGGCTATCATGGTTCCACACCCTAGACAAATGGAAAAATCTCCTAAAATATCATTTCTCCATATGCGTGCTTATAACATTCCATATAGATAGAGATTTTGTCCAGACTAATCATGGCAGTTGTTCTCCCTCGTTTCAAATAATACCAGCATGCTTACATAGGGATCATTTAAACTACACTGAATGCAGGAAGAGTTTTTGTTACATTGTTTCCCAATTTTAACATGTCCCTTGATGATCTGTACATCTTTGAGGCTCTAAAGGTCCAAGTCCAACTCACCACAACTTCAAAATTCCATCGTAGCTACTGTTCACTATCAGGTGGCTTTTCGGGTCCAAAACCATGCTTTGGATCTCTCCTTTCCAAGATTCCAAAACAATCCCATCAATTTGGACGGTTTCGATACACAAACACCACAGTGGCCACGGCGGGTCCCACATTgaactggatcaagctgatgtttatgtggcccattcATCTAGGTTTTTATGACCTTACCAACAAGTTCGATGGCtgtaaacatcatagtagggcccacggtTAGCAGGTCCCACATAAGTcttagatcaagcttatttttgtgttttctcatcatgcACATTGTTGGATGGTTCGGATGGCATACGAACACCATAGAGGTGGGGCaccatcagtgggtcccacatccacatAATTCAAAAGAAGCAAGGAATGGAAATAAAAGGCTTGGTTGACTTTGTAGTGTAAACTAACTAATAGGCGGCAGCATTTATTCAAACAAAGGGAACCTAATGTTACCTACATTCGCGCCTTAAAGGACCTCCTTCACCTTAGCAACCAACTGGTCGCTAACGCTCCCATCACAAAGGAAGAAGTGAAGGAGAGCACTCACTTGATCAAGGGCTTTAATCTAGAGTTGGCCcgccaagctctctctctctctctctctctctctctctctctctctctctctctctcagagtaGAAAATGCTAAGGAATGGCCTTTTGTGGAGAATTAACTAAGGTTGGGGCTTGGGtacttgggttgggttaaggttaaaaATGCAGCCATGGTTGGATTAAGTTAGGATTAGATAACCAATCCACAATGAAGAGCTTAATACATGATTGAGATAAGCATGGGGATATGGGTTGATGATGGGTATGGGGTGGCATGGAGAGGGGGAGAGGATAGGTATGATGTGTATGATGTCATAGGGATGACATCATCATGAGTAAGTGAGGTAGAGATTCCTTGTGTGTGCTTttagaaatgtgtagaatgtgTTCAACGCCATGCACACATGAAAAACAACGAATTTTTCACAACATAGCATGCCAACAGGGCATCGCACGGACGCGCGAGTGATACCTCCGCGATCATGACCACGAGGCGGTCGATATGGCGGGGGTCTCGAAGTCTTAAGACTCAAGTCACTTGGGTGCGCGCTGCGCATAGGCAATCTGAGGCCCGCCAAGGGCACCGGACATCGGGCACATGTACCCTGAAAGGCACCAGAAGAAACAGGACTTTACACTCAAGCTACACTTGAGCTCAGGCCCAGCATAAACATCTCAAACTGAACTATTTTGGCCCGTAACGAGCCTAGACAGAGCTTGGGCCTACATTGGACAAAGCTCGGCCTCGGCCCATTGATGCCCCTAGATCCAAGCATGCATCGTTGTCTGTTGGGCAAGACAATTTATATGAAGGTCACTCGTGCTGACAATGCATAGGACATGAGTGTGTCTGCCCTAGACCTTCTCGAGGAGACTGGTACATTGAGGTGATCATCCCGCCATCATTCCAATAGAGATGAACCATCATATTCACCATAAGAGACCGAGTTGCTCCCAGATCCGGGCATGTAACATCATCTGGTAGGCAATATCATTTATTTGACAATCACTCGTCCTGATATAGCATATGATGTGAGCGTGGACAGTTAGTCTATGCAAGCTTTGTATTCTCACTATCTTGGTGTTGTCTATTGCATTCTTCAATATGTTAAGCCAACTCCTGGAAGGGGGCTCCTCTATGTTAATCACAATTATATTCATATTAGCACATGTTGAtctttcaaaaaggaaaaaatcacATTAGTGCATACTATGATGCAGATTGAGCTGGCTCTTTTAGCCAGAGCCGAATACCGATTCATTGGTCATCCTATGCGTGAAGTTCTCTAGTTGAAGCCTCTTCTTCGAGATTTGGGCATGGTTGTTTCTACTCCCATCCATTACATTATAATAGTCAGGCCGCTATCCATATTGCTTCTAATCTTGTTTGTCACGAGAGGATGAAGCACTTTTCTTTTGAAGGATTCACTTTCTAAGTCATGAGGATGAAGCACATTGAAGTGGTAATTGTCATTTTGTGAGTGAGAAAGTGTGCGGTTTACTCCTCATGTTCACACCAAAGATACAGTTAGCAGTTATTATTACCAAGGACGTGCATTTTACTCATCGTCATGAGATGTTGCAAGCCGGTGGCATGTATGATGCCGGCTCTAGCTTGAGGGGAGTGTCGGAAAGATTTTGACTGTGTGTAGAGAAAATTCATACCCATACAATGTACTATATTCATTTTGGTTGGCGTGTAAATTTATGTATTGGTGGTCAATCAGGACACCATTCTTTTTTTGGTCATATGGTTTTATAAAATAATTAGAGTTAGAGAGAAAGATCCCCAACCTCTTTCTCTAATATTCTTCTCTCATTTTCTATACAACCTAGTTTGCAACTTGCAGCATGTTTCTTCCAAAGAATGCATTAGTTAGACAATTaaaatcatttacacaaaaacaAGTCCATtgtccatttgaaacatccattTGGCAAGCACCATCTCAGATTCCTTATGATCCAAAAGAATCACTTCAATCAGATTATCTAATGCAACCGTACCccatccacacatgtgcacaagaaGGGCCTAGATGGGTCCTAAGCACACATCGATAGAGTCCCTAGTGTCCTGCCTTCCATTTTGTTTCAGCTTATTTACTTTTTCTTTGAACTTTTAGAAAGTCCACTTGCAGTATATTAGGAATAGCAATATTCAATGAGGATGTATAAATAGGCTTTCATGGCTGTAAATACAGAGAACATCTATTAGATTTTTCTCGACAAGAACAGCCCATGCTTTTTCCTACGGTAGAAGAGTGGATAGGGTTGGTGTCATcataatgtagagcgggtcgtggacactttcatggcaaagatggaccagagaatgCCCGATCAAAGGCAGAAATGATCCGGATCGTCAGAAACTTAAAACTGTCGTCGCTCGCAGACCGGAATGAGTTTTtggacgtatcatatatgattttgggataggagaagctgctttagccaaccaacctggctatgctgggttgctcatgccggatttgcgagattccatcagatcaacggtcaaaagtcCATTAAATTTTCATTCGATGATAATTTtttatcctttgagttgtaggcgtcgtgcccaacatgaaaagggctttaaaaaattaggagaataacgtggttaggccaaatcggacacttactatttttggccaaaaatcatgAACTCAAGTAAGAatgatgaccgtctataaatagtaagtctactatttatagtaaatcacgtttttagggagtttgagttagagtttgagtctaaaacttcgtcctaggtttgagctcattatttaaaggattgtaaattcattttttatcatcaattaatttagtttcgaatttattagaaattatttctatttaaaaaaaaaaagcaactgaTTCATTCAACTGAAAGAAAAGGaacaaagagaagaaagaaaacaaagagccTAAAAAGGAGCAGATCTGCTGAGGTAGCAGAAAGCTGCTAGTGCCCAAGAAAACTAAGGCCACACATATGATGGTCCCTAACATTACAAGCCCATTCGATCAACATTCTCTTAGCCCTGGACCCCACTGCTGAGACTGAAGAAGAAGAATCGTTAAAGCATCTATCGTTTCTCTCTTCCCAGACTGACCACCAGATCGCAAGGATGGCCATGCGCCAGACAGTAGATCTCTTCTTTTCCACCTTGAGACCATGCCAGGAAGAGAGAAGACTAGAGGTCGTCTCTGGAACACACCAACTGATCAAAAAAATCTGACAAAAATCCGCCCAAATCTGAGAAATAAAGGAGCAGTGGACCAACAAATGATTCACAGTTTCTGCTTCCCGCATGCAGGATAGGTAGATATTAACGATCTGCATACCCCTCTTGGAAAGATTATCAATGGTAAGGATTCTATTACGGCCCACCAGCCAGGCGAAGCGTACGAATTTAGGGGGGGGCTGGGTATTTCCAAATGAAAGGGGAAATGGCCTAAGAAGACGTCGACATAGGATAGATGTGGGAGTAGAGAGATTTGACCGAGAAGGTTCCAGCTTTGTGTAACTTCCAAATGATATTGTCTTGTTGGTTGGTGAGGGGTCTGATCTTGGATAAATAGTCCTGAAGATCCATAAATTCCGAGGCTTCGCTATCAGAAAGATTCCTAGAGCATCTAATATCCCAGACAACTTGAGCAGGCGTGATTGTGAAACAACTATTAACAAATATATTCTTGTCAAGGGCTAGCTGgtaaatattatttctattttatccctcgtggattcgaggaaaatctatgaggaatccagagagctccgtggattcggagtagttatccttgaggaagacggtgatcgacctcatcacgtccttccctgcgtcacttCCCTAGTACAAGggctagaggactgttgagctttgATCTccgcctttcttcttctttctatttgTGCATGTGGATATTCTGAGCTCTAATCTGGTACGTGAATCTCGGTTTCCaattattttcaatttctttgatTCTATTTGCATTATAGAAAAATGATTGCCTACTTGTGAAGGCATGCAAACCTGTCACAAAGGACCATTTTTACCACCAACGTGCCAATTGTGTTGGACATCCATACAATGCAaatgataggccccaccatgaaaatcatcTAGGAAAAAAAAGGCAGAACtgctcttcaggtgggccacactgtgggGATCAACGGACAACAAGtggtctgactcaacatgaagGTGCGTCCCAGCTTAttagtggatcagcctgatttttaagaCAGGCAATCTTCATGGGGGGACCACCATTTCCATGATgcatgtcctacacaagagcatGTTGGTGGGAAAAGCATGCGTGACAAGCTAGAATACCTGtggctgtaggtgatcagttcttaatcctaatAACCATGCGCACTGCTTGGACAATGTCatcaatgaaaaagaagaagaagaatgacaacaAAGCTTGGATGTTGTCTTGGATTGATACAATCATGTGATCGGTATGATTTTAGCACAAGGCCTCGTGGTGAGTgggctggacctaatggacggtccagattgatcaaTTTACCCGTCCTAACTCCCTAATGGGCAATGAGAGTACGGGATCGTTTCTCAATGttttgaagatggaagaagagacTTTCCAGAACAGAGATTTCAAAGCAATTGATAGTAACTATACCTTGTAATTTGGAAGGAGGATAGATTTCCAGAGCTTCCAAGACTCTCAATTCCAACTCCACCTGTGAATGTTCCTAATTCCAAAGAAAACGAAAGAAGACAGAAGTCAATGAATGAAAAAGAGTGGAGAAATTCGCTGCAGAgatcatggagagagagagagagagagagagagagaccttggggagagaagaagcagaaGATGGAGGAGCTTGGCCGGGAGAATGCACAGAGAGACcgtcctgttcttcttcttcccctgcgTTTTCCATCTCTCTCTGCGCTAGGGTTCTGGTGTTTGATCTTCTGAAAATGAAAGTTGCGTGTCACGTGTTTTGAAAATACGGAGAGGAATGGAGGTTATTTTGGTCTTTTGGGGATTGGTATGTAACCAAGGCAAACAAAAATTGGATGGAGGTTGTTGGAAACCAGGTTCCAAGAAAAGGTGTTTCCTTTTACATGCTTATAAAgcccttaaaataataataataataataataatattctgACTCTTGACAACTTTTTTACATTTTTGTTTGGATAAACCGGTGCAATTGAGAGTAAATGAAGGAATATGATAATTGATATATATTTTGATTAAACTGTACCTAGgtgtgtacatcgagtcgaaccgagtcgaggtGGCCTCAGCTTAGCTTGGCTTGAatactagctgacctcagctcgaactcagctcggctcggtcctcgagcctgactggccagctcagctcggttcaatTAGCAGCTCGGgcagctcgggccaagttcgagtCGAGGTCGCCATTAAGGCATTTCCACAAGCACCTGCACTGCAACTTCAAAACTCAaaactttgccattgatgttgcgcAAAGTCATCCCATGGCAATCAATGTTAGGTGCAGGTCAGTGTGCCTATTCCATGTGAGTCTTCTGTATTTAAATTTGAAGAGTTGAAAGTAGACTGACATCAGTGGCAAAAAACTAGTGGTGAAATGTATCTCGTTAGCTTCCGGAGAAAACCTATACAGAATAGAAACGCTGTCATGTTGTACTATAAATATTGTATGAGATAATACTCTGAAAACATGGCTAGGTACATATACTAGAGCAACTGTCAACATTGATGAGTTTTGAGGCCGTAGCTAATCAGGAGTCTTAGGTTTCAAATGCATACTGACTTgactgttgagatgtggagctacATCTAGGGgacgcacgaccggtcgtggcccttgctcgaccggtcgtgagccccgctcgaccagtcatgagcaGTCgtagactggctcgactcaaagtccagcgagcattaaTTTTtggggtccgaggtgctcgaccgatcgtgggacatgctcgaccggtcgtgggatccgctcgaccagtcatggttacgcaaattcgtttccgaatttgatgcggactgcgaattTTTTAAGTCGTCTTTCGTAAGGGTGCAAaatggaagttgcctaaactatatataGGTGTCCCCAGGGCTTTTCTAGTGTATTGAAAATTATTGGGAAATAATTTTAAGGTGTTGGCAAAAggttttctatgtacttccaagAGAGAGGTTAGTATTTTGCCttataatcttcgtttttcttcatagtggaagtttgcatccgtagtttttttaccctagtttggagtttttttaatatatattttgtcttatggtttgtttggattgctttgatctgtttctagtttatattttttcttgtttatcgtttgtgggtgagaccggagattggatctcgattcactgcattgttggcatgctgcgcaacaactagtatcagagttattggtttagttctattaggagcgatgacagaagaagggaagactataattgagaagtttgatagttCAAACTTTATCTTCTGGAAggtgcagatggaggattatctgtatcagaaggacctctatattcttctaggaggaaaagagaagaaactagaaaagatgacagatgatgaatagtttttactggataggaaggctttaggaacgatccgagtctctttgtctaagagcgtcgccttcaatatatccaaggtgaaaactacaaaagaattaatagaagccctaaccaccatgtatgaaaaaccctcagcgtctaataaggttcatcttatgaaacagctattcaacatgaagatgtcagatggtgggggcatggctgaacatctaaatgagttcaatacagtcacgagccagttggactccgttgacattatttttgaggatgaggtcaaggcattattgatcttgtccagtttaccagacagttgggatggtttggtgattgctgtgagcaatttcTCAAGGTCgacaaagttgaaatttgatgatgtggccggtctaattctcagcgaagaatctagaagaaaggcatcaggagtttcaggggattcagagaATGCTATAAACgttgaaggaaaaggaagatcactgaacaaaggaggcaataaacatgggcgttctaagtcgaggaagaagtccaagggaccgaaaaaCAAAGACGGGTATTGGTATTGCGAGAAAaaggggcatatgaaacgtgattgaAGGGCGctaaagaaacaagaaggaagctctcaaggcaggaaggattcagtgaatttaTTTGAGGAGAGCAACAtggaggcgttgatcttgtctcttgatgcgagaaatgagtcttgggttatagccttgggtgcttcgtttcatgccatttcatgtaaggaagttctgcataattgtaacgccctgaaaatcggggatcGAGCAccaactcaactcccgagttccaacgcatcacttatgcaacatagataatgatgattgaatgttgttcatattagtgcattaaacatgagtgagattataccaaaacaacatattatactccagagacagttaaatttcgcaagcggaagactgtgatagatatataaaatatataaactgtcacAAGTTTCCAGAGTGTGAACatattaccaggttaaatatatacatgtatactccaaaaatggacaaaatgaatatacatggtattccaaaagtgcaaaataacaagtgtactTGTAtttaatcagcatccctgtaaccccgtcgatcagaacacggtctacatagacatacctgatagctgcatataggagaaaccctcatcATCCTAAAAGTCTGGCTCCACCTCATAGGCTATGTCATCatttgaacctacaacagggtctggttagtgtatacaacaccgtcccgtaatgtgggagtgagtgatcaactcaatggaaccataaagcaaaggttaacatgttatcaattcagtcaagcaataatgataaagcagacatatcagacattcctagatactcttattaatgcaaggatgaaatgtaagcatgatgcatgccctcgcctacactccctcgtgcgacaccatcttacggtcgtaacatgctttcttccctctgtgctcttcaacctgaggcacatgcagtgcgatgtaatgagcgtgattaccgagttattattagtccctttcatacagcaggattgggaatctaaggtacctcccttatatcaatttccaaacaatgatccattctagggttgtcaatcctagtaaatctcatacgatgatacggttctaggtcgctacaaggGCTCGTCACTTTATTAGTACAGGCCTAGTGTATTCTTgttactacgtaagggctcgtcgcctctacgcaatcTTATTGTAcgctcgagatcactacaaagggcttgtcaccttatcagtgtaagccgatagctcgaatacagtgtcccataccaccgtattcggctcacgagtctgggttgctcactggtcactacggggaggctcgtcaccccagcgtaggccgacagctcgaccacggtgtcccataccaccatgcccggctcatgagtcttagcggatcgaggtaccaaggtttaaaaggattttcactggtgagtttggtaccttagattcaagcagtagcgtccatacatggtgaacatacatcgggtcaatcgggttacttgacgagctcgattagtacgagcgcacgttgagttgatcgacatgaagtgcgtaagcactccgtgtggcctaaccactgccgacatcccaagtacggctcggattcatcgatcacgtcctatgtggcggagcaacctcagccacctattcaaagcctgttaccgattgcctggactattccgtagtcccaaacatattcaattataatagataatcatacaagctaatcagaacagtaatggatcaacaattccaatcatacaagcatgtgagcatttgatggatttcagcttaaacatgaattcacacatatgcagtccctaagtaaaacagacaaagaatgtaagttacatggaggaaatcatacacatcgttaagatagttgagaatctcttctcaacgcccatataacgtataatttattacacacttgttcattcagacatttttacaaacacttagactacacattccaacatacatgacatatgttggtgataacacgtcttagggcaaatcattttgccaaggagttgttacacataccactagcataaacatacgacaattaatcatggcaaacacacgttcaaatttcatacgtatacgatactttctacatatacatggaatacactaaactcaatatagttcatatatatcagaaacgtgatataaacatcgcatttggcatgtgaaattgcacccacatcaataataaaccattaaccgacattgaaagccttgaaaaccataacttatacgtttatagtccgcacctttcaccggtagactcgtaacgaactcagttttaaagctaagtctttgacAACGACAGATTGGCAATCTATAgcataaaataggttagctatttcataacttacactatctgaaatcctaaaatagattagggttaggttttcttacttaagaacgggattggtatcgcccataTAGCGAcataggagtggtggctaagcacgtggaccGTCAAGAAAAGATCCCAACACctatctctcactcactctctctcttcctcactttcttcttcttttttctctcttctttcccttagggtttgcaaaattcgtatggcatatgagagggagtgtttaaggtccttatataggcccaggtttgatgggaatggccccggggctaaggtatacttaggttatatccaaatatgagttgttccggtctaacggagcacttctggtggccctttttccacgtgcggcggacttaagctccctgaccatggatctaggtcaggctgagttttcgttccgatcgggtttacagatcagccgtggcggactagtttcagttcaacggtcacgggcactcaatcagggccacaagtacatcgacatgtgtgggacatttctcctaatccgaTGGTATATTTGAGTCGAATTCTAAttgtctgaatccttatatttggcccgcaagtgacacgactcggattatttaaatttgaatttttatttctaaaacattcatgtttctcatacactttgcttcaggctcaagttgtgcgtgaatactaccgcatatctcattaatagaagtccctcggaaccattggatggtgggcatatccgtatagttttagagtaatcggacttttgacg harbors:
- the LOC131219322 gene encoding uncharacterized protein LOC131219322 isoform X5, yielding MENAGEEEEQDGLSVHSPGQAPPSSASSLPKEHSQVELELRVLEALEIYPPSKLQGIHRHFVLYGLMEFLRRSFGRNFSPDEVLQLLDRFFNLEMLWQLAFFGI
- the LOC131219322 gene encoding uncharacterized protein LOC131219322 isoform X4, giving the protein MENAGEEEEQDGLSVHSPGQAPPSSASSLPKEHSQVELELRVLEALEIYPPSKLQGIHRHFVLYGLMEFLRRSFGRNFSPDEVLQLLDRFFNLEMLWQLAFFGIWE